In the genome of Prevotella sp. HUN102, one region contains:
- a CDS encoding DUF6155 family protein — translation MSKAKLRKKLETLPKENVINLVMSLYDASREAKTYLEFYLTPDSHAEVEKYKKIIRNEFFPTRGFSENPSFATCWKAISDFRKLKPAPECVADLMLYYIEQGCEYTMTFGDMWEQYYITLERNFAKAMEFIFLHGLLVKYYERIERMLNATDCGWGFSDALWDIYHQYRGS, via the coding sequence ATGTCGAAAGCAAAGTTGAGAAAGAAATTGGAGACCCTGCCAAAGGAGAATGTGATAAACTTGGTAATGAGCCTCTACGATGCAAGCAGAGAGGCAAAGACTTATCTGGAGTTTTATCTCACGCCCGACAGCCACGCTGAAGTGGAGAAATATAAGAAGATAATACGAAACGAGTTCTTCCCCACCCGTGGTTTTTCGGAGAATCCGTCGTTCGCCACCTGCTGGAAAGCTATCTCTGACTTCAGGAAACTGAAGCCGGCACCCGAGTGCGTTGCCGACCTAATGCTCTATTACATAGAACAGGGATGCGAATATACAATGACCTTCGGCGATATGTGGGAACAATATTACATTACCTTGGAAAGGAATTTTGCCAAGGCTATGGAGTTTATCTTCCTTCACGGCCTGCTTGTAAAATACTATGAACGAATAGAGCGAATGCTCAATGCAACGGACTGTGGATGGGGATTCTCGGATGCCTTATGGGACATATACCATCAATACAGAGGCTCGTAA
- a CDS encoding DUF6078 family protein: MTQEEYNQLDSDFAHCAGANCEKASQCLRYTAYGMLGKNHNPTYMVVNPAIITGRQPCPLFIPDRRERYAWGISHIFDNVRAADLRAAKHGVKACFGSSTFYHVKEQLRAITEEEQQAVRQVFAELGYDGTAIEFDRYEECYPSLMRIKRYK, translated from the coding sequence ATGACACAGGAAGAATACAACCAACTTGACAGCGATTTCGCCCATTGCGCCGGAGCGAATTGCGAAAAGGCAAGCCAATGTTTGCGTTATACTGCTTATGGGATGCTAGGCAAGAACCACAACCCTACCTATATGGTTGTCAATCCTGCAATAATCACGGGCAGGCAGCCCTGCCCGCTCTTCATCCCCGACCGACGCGAGCGTTACGCATGGGGTATCTCGCACATATTCGACAACGTGCGGGCCGCAGACTTGCGCGCTGCCAAACACGGAGTGAAGGCCTGCTTCGGCTCTTCCACCTTCTACCATGTCAAGGAGCAGCTCCGCGCCATTACCGAAGAGGAGCAGCAAGCCGTCCGGCAAGTGTTTGCCGAACTGGGCTACGACGGAACAGCCATCGAGTTCGACCGATATGAAGAATGCTATCCCTCGCTGATGCGGATAAAGCGATACAAATAA
- a CDS encoding CBS domain-containing protein codes for MDFKQKIEQIKKDKKPQTITPRELLNGLNCYKRTSRNCAYIDNFLEENQLEVSPNYTDVWIDSPIEIRHKEIAKTKIPKDPIKRVQILEAANKIPKYVNNDDSLRKAITIMQMNKFSQLPVTNNRERGIIGYISWETICEARFNGVQSDNVKDYIKKEIQVIEPDTPLLDAMKVIYEHDFAVVIGKDKSLQGIITTADIASEFLLNTMPFLLLEEIEKSIRVLFNGEFLLEDIKKICDNAEKEINSIDDLSFGHYQRIIETPGFWDKLKIYTDKKILTERLEAIRKIRNEIMHFTPDSIDEEAIGLLIDTSKYLATLIKYKYQEV; via the coding sequence ATGGATTTTAAACAGAAAATAGAACAAATAAAAAAAGACAAGAAGCCACAAACCATTACTCCACGTGAACTTTTGAATGGTTTAAATTGTTATAAACGAACCTCCCGTAATTGTGCGTATATTGATAATTTTTTAGAGGAAAATCAATTAGAGGTTTCACCAAATTATACAGATGTATGGATTGATAGTCCCATAGAAATTAGACATAAGGAGATTGCTAAAACTAAGATACCTAAAGATCCAATTAAAAGAGTTCAAATACTTGAAGCAGCTAATAAGATTCCCAAATATGTAAATAATGATGATTCCTTAAGAAAGGCTATTACAATAATGCAGATGAATAAGTTCTCTCAACTACCTGTTACAAATAATAGAGAAAGAGGTATTATTGGATATATATCTTGGGAAACAATTTGCGAAGCAAGGTTTAATGGAGTGCAAAGTGATAATGTTAAGGATTATATAAAAAAAGAAATTCAAGTGATTGAGCCTGATACTCCTTTGCTTGATGCCATGAAAGTCATTTATGAACATGACTTTGCCGTTGTTATCGGTAAGGATAAATCGTTGCAAGGTATTATTACAACTGCAGATATAGCTTCAGAATTCTTATTAAACACAATGCCTTTTCTTTTATTAGAAGAAATAGAGAAATCTATCAGAGTTCTTTTTAATGGAGAATTTTTATTAGAAGACATAAAGAAAATTTGTGATAATGCTGAAAAAGAAATTAATTCGATTGACGATTTATCATTTGGGCATTACCAACGTATCATAGAAACGCCTGGTTTTTGGGATAAGCTGAAAATATATACTGACAAAAAGATTCTTACAGAAAGATTAGAAGCTATCAGAAAAATAAGAAATGAAATAATGCATTTTACACCCGATAGCATAGATGAAGAAGCGATTGGACTTTTGATTGATACATCAAAGTATTTAGCAACTTTAATTAAGTACAAATATCAAGAAGTCTGA
- a CDS encoding DUF5677 domain-containing protein has translation MTQNNTSIDQQIAMMKKAATQNAAALFYFWQNYWTETEEQRDRYTEIAQCFLQMEMLHINSILILFKGTPMIPHLGNRTIIDIPSMTSILRSLYEKVFIFNNLFVEQENTIEKEIVLCIWEIRGLYNRKLPQNPQEAEKYRKIYNSNMTQIKGLRQRAISLLEKLDITEDAKQAFHKEINKSDTSIKGYKFIKDTQTQKIKEFKILSFSASPKEIFPKEDLSILYSYLSYQSHPSFLGTLQFGQMYNSDEYKKKAFTILNSICKFQQVIVRDFCNAFPKAKEILDKMSKEQTKYLF, from the coding sequence ATGACACAAAATAATACAAGTATTGACCAACAGATAGCCATGATGAAAAAAGCAGCAACACAAAATGCAGCTGCTTTATTTTATTTTTGGCAAAATTATTGGACAGAAACAGAAGAGCAGAGAGATCGGTACACAGAGATAGCTCAATGTTTTTTGCAAATGGAAATGCTTCATATTAATTCTATATTGATACTTTTTAAGGGGACTCCAATGATTCCACATTTGGGAAACAGGACAATAATAGACATACCTTCTATGACATCAATATTAAGAAGTCTATATGAAAAAGTCTTTATATTTAATAATCTTTTTGTCGAACAAGAAAATACTATAGAGAAAGAAATTGTCTTATGTATCTGGGAAATAAGAGGACTATATAATAGGAAATTGCCTCAAAATCCCCAAGAAGCTGAGAAATATAGAAAAATATATAATTCAAACATGACACAAATAAAGGGTCTTAGGCAGAGAGCCATAAGTCTTTTAGAGAAACTTGATATTACAGAAGACGCAAAACAAGCTTTTCATAAAGAAATTAACAAATCTGATACATCTATTAAAGGATATAAGTTTATTAAGGATACGCAAACGCAAAAGATTAAAGAATTCAAGATACTATCGTTTAGTGCATCTCCCAAAGAAATATTCCCCAAGGAAGACCTTTCTATTTTATATAGTTACCTTTCTTATCAATCACATCCTTCATTCTTAGGAACTTTACAATTTGGACAAATGTACAATTCTGACGAATATAAAAAAAAGGCATTTACGATACTAAACTCCATCTGCAAATTTCAGCAAGTAATAGTACGAGATTTTTGCAATGCTTTCCCTAAAGCAAAGGAAATTTTAGATAAAATGTCAAAAGAGCAAACAAAGTATCTATTTTAA
- a CDS encoding class I SAM-dependent DNA methyltransferase, translating to MEKFLWTVVITDSEKNFKTLADSPLQNFIKRINSLRADASGMYYRILKDNPLNVKNENHIKILIEVVYQFQDYSFVRSYKTDLYQLVFYKFAPQFSKDNNAQFITPLPLIDFLVNIVNPRNGETVIDPTVGIADFLSVSYVNSNSKLDDNNIYGMDIDDQMVMLATLNMLLNGDGNAKIKAKAGYGSLLSKFDTKGDIIDLIPSMNQKGNWDNRPDTNELKKFDVVLTNPPFGEDRAFVPQDDKDLEMIQCYELWDLYSNNGEGEKKTKKQANKIDLGVVFLENAYRILNENGRMGIVLSNSIASIDSHRIARKWLMDNMRIVAIFDLPANVFAETGVNTSIIVAYKPKKSELEKLKEQNYQVFAREIQRIGYEVKTSKRVKFFSPVYKINYDNFEVEIDKDGRAMLDEDFTQTIADFKQWCLGQEKQLQDIFIKSK from the coding sequence ATGGAAAAATTTCTTTGGACAGTAGTGATAACAGATAGTGAAAAGAACTTTAAAACACTCGCAGATTCCCCATTACAGAACTTTATAAAACGAATAAATTCTTTAAGGGCAGATGCATCTGGTATGTATTATAGAATATTGAAAGATAACCCGCTGAATGTAAAGAATGAGAATCATATAAAGATACTGATAGAGGTTGTCTATCAGTTTCAAGACTATTCTTTTGTCCGTTCATACAAAACAGATCTTTACCAGTTGGTCTTTTATAAATTTGCTCCTCAATTCTCTAAAGATAATAATGCGCAATTTATAACGCCACTTCCACTTATTGACTTTTTAGTAAATATTGTAAATCCTAGAAATGGTGAAACGGTGATAGATCCGACTGTAGGAATAGCAGACTTCCTGTCTGTTTCCTATGTGAATTCAAATAGCAAATTAGATGATAATAATATCTATGGTATGGATATTGACGATCAGATGGTTATGCTAGCCACTCTTAATATGCTGCTCAATGGAGATGGTAATGCTAAAATCAAGGCAAAAGCAGGATATGGCTCATTGTTATCTAAGTTCGATACAAAAGGGGACATTATAGACCTTATCCCATCAATGAATCAGAAAGGTAATTGGGATAATAGACCGGACACGAATGAACTCAAAAAATTTGATGTCGTGCTTACCAATCCTCCATTTGGAGAAGATAGAGCCTTTGTACCTCAAGACGATAAAGATTTAGAAATGATACAATGCTATGAATTATGGGATTTATACAGCAATAACGGTGAGGGTGAAAAGAAAACAAAGAAACAAGCAAATAAAATTGATCTCGGTGTTGTCTTTTTAGAAAATGCATATCGTATTCTCAATGAGAATGGACGTATGGGCATTGTGTTGTCTAACTCAATCGCAAGTATTGATTCTCATAGAATTGCTCGCAAGTGGTTAATGGACAATATGCGTATTGTTGCTATATTTGACTTGCCTGCAAATGTATTTGCCGAAACAGGAGTTAACACATCCATCATCGTTGCATATAAACCAAAGAAGAGTGAGCTGGAGAAATTAAAAGAGCAAAACTATCAGGTTTTTGCACGAGAAATTCAGAGAATAGGCTATGAAGTGAAAACAAGTAAACGCGTGAAATTCTTTTCCCCAGTATATAAAATCAACTATGACAACTTCGAAGTTGAAATAGATAAGGATGGCAGAGCTATGCTCGATGAAGATTTTACCCAAACAATAGCTGATTTTAAGCAGTGGTGTTTGGGACAAGAAAAGCAATTACAAGATATTTTTATTAAATCAAAGTAA
- a CDS encoding IS4 family transposase — protein sequence MSYANIIFSRFGFVLLQIVLQEAELMNQGKTVFAQIMSLIPRYEFDKCVKRYNGNRHAIGFKCRDQFMVMSFAQFTDQISLRSIDATLVALSSKLYSSGIKYIQRSTLAHINETKDWRIYHDFGQSLIAWARELYQDEPSRLDVDGIVYAFDSSTIKLCLQLCPWARLHHDKGGVKMHTLLDLRGSIPTFIHLTEAAVHDSKTMSLIPVEPGSYYLMDKGYVDFRQLFNHFHRQQAFFVTRAKDNMRYEVVEERPVDKQTGVTNDTIVRLTGPRTSKWYPDTLRMVVYEDYATGNVYRFLTNDFTHSYLTIAELYRERWQVECFFKWIKQRMHINSFYGTSQNAVFSQIWIAICDYLLLAVAKKVYHIEQDLYILSAAIGKVLFERKPLGELFVKPKRPQNDSNDGQQTLWKNFFGQ from the coding sequence ATGAGTTACGCGAATATTATTTTTTCGAGATTTGGTTTTGTACTTTTGCAAATCGTATTGCAAGAGGCAGAACTCATGAATCAAGGAAAGACCGTATTCGCTCAAATCATGTCGCTCATACCAAGATATGAGTTCGACAAGTGCGTAAAGAGATACAACGGCAATAGACATGCCATCGGCTTCAAATGCAGAGACCAGTTTATGGTGATGAGCTTTGCCCAGTTCACCGACCAGATTAGTCTCCGCAGCATTGATGCGACGCTGGTGGCTCTCTCTTCCAAGCTCTATTCGAGTGGAATAAAGTATATCCAACGTTCGACTTTGGCCCATATCAATGAGACCAAGGATTGGCGTATATACCATGATTTTGGGCAGAGCCTGATAGCCTGGGCAAGAGAGCTGTACCAGGACGAACCGTCCCGGCTTGACGTGGATGGCATCGTGTATGCCTTTGACAGCAGCACCATCAAACTGTGCCTCCAGCTTTGCCCGTGGGCTCGTCTGCATCATGACAAAGGGGGTGTAAAGATGCATACACTTCTGGATTTGCGTGGCTCCATACCAACCTTCATCCATCTGACGGAGGCTGCTGTTCATGATTCCAAGACCATGAGTCTGATTCCCGTAGAACCAGGAAGCTACTATCTCATGGACAAGGGTTATGTTGACTTCAGACAGTTGTTCAACCACTTCCATCGTCAGCAGGCTTTCTTTGTGACAAGGGCAAAAGATAACATGAGGTATGAGGTAGTTGAGGAACGTCCTGTAGACAAACAGACAGGAGTTACAAACGACACCATTGTCAGACTTACAGGACCAAGAACCTCCAAGTGGTATCCAGACACACTGCGCATGGTTGTTTACGAAGATTATGCCACAGGTAACGTCTACAGATTCTTGACCAATGACTTTACTCATTCCTACCTGACAATCGCAGAACTCTACAGGGAACGCTGGCAAGTGGAGTGCTTCTTCAAATGGATAAAGCAGCGAATGCACATCAACTCGTTCTACGGAACGAGCCAGAATGCTGTATTCTCGCAGATTTGGATTGCTATCTGCGATTATCTGCTGCTTGCCGTTGCAAAGAAAGTGTACCATATTGAACAGGATCTCTATATTTTATCGGCTGCCATCGGGAAGGTTCTCTTTGAGAGGAAACCCTTAGGCGAACTATTCGTTAAACCAAAACGTCCTCAGAATGACTCCAATGATGGTCAGCAGACCTTATGGAAAAATTTCTTTGGACAGTAG
- the fic gene encoding protein adenylyltransferase Fic, translating into MEEKKEQHKKSIRFFNDREVRAVWDEENNCWWFSATDIVRAINDEPDYTKAGNYWRWLKRKLKQEGIEPVSATHGFKFEAPDGKMRIADVLDSEGVALLAKHYPNNRANEFLDWFTYSDNTLDGQSRKKAYQLYESGLLKSLEPGSIQCLQQIHAYLFGGLYDFAGQIRTKNISKGGFTFANCMHFPATLQTIERMPETTFDEIMNKYVEMNVAHPFMEGNGRSTRIWLDLMLKRSLKRCVDWSQIDKNEYLSAMRESVSDSTRIKALVEPALTTKIDDREMFMKGIDYSYYYEQNE; encoded by the coding sequence ATGGAAGAGAAGAAAGAACAACATAAGAAATCAATTCGCTTCTTCAACGACCGTGAAGTACGTGCCGTATGGGATGAAGAAAATAATTGTTGGTGGTTTTCTGCAACAGACATTGTGCGTGCCATTAATGATGAGCCTGACTACACCAAAGCAGGTAACTATTGGCGCTGGCTAAAACGTAAGTTGAAACAAGAAGGCATTGAACCTGTGAGTGCTACTCACGGCTTTAAATTTGAAGCACCGGATGGAAAGATGCGTATTGCAGATGTTCTTGATAGTGAAGGAGTGGCTTTATTAGCAAAGCACTATCCCAACAATCGTGCAAATGAGTTCCTTGACTGGTTTACATACAGCGATAATACATTGGATGGACAGAGTCGAAAGAAAGCATATCAGTTATATGAAAGTGGTTTGCTGAAAAGTCTTGAACCGGGCAGCATACAATGTTTACAGCAGATTCATGCTTATCTCTTTGGAGGATTGTACGACTTCGCTGGACAAATTCGCACCAAGAATATTTCAAAGGGAGGTTTCACTTTCGCTAATTGTATGCACTTCCCTGCTACACTGCAAACGATAGAGCGAATGCCAGAAACTACTTTCGATGAGATAATGAACAAGTATGTTGAAATGAATGTTGCCCATCCTTTTATGGAAGGCAATGGTCGCAGCACTCGCATTTGGCTTGACCTCATGCTGAAGCGTTCTCTCAAACGGTGTGTGGATTGGAGTCAAATAGATAAGAACGAGTATCTGTCAGCAATGCGTGAGAGTGTGTCTGATAGTACACGCATTAAGGCTTTAGTAGAGCCTGCACTCACAACAAAGATTGATGACAGGGAAATGTTTATGAAAGGTATTGACTATTCGTATTATTATGAGCAAAATGAGTGA
- a CDS encoding Fic family protein — MITDFEEYIRQGEPHKREKGYAWQTAIGLQAVDGLKTSDYLRETARQHIEGNITIEEVKQLVNSYYESKTVRKDIEDRTEEADKVSARITELLSEQSFTFSPLEYIAIHRRLFVGIYNHAGEIRDYNITKKEWVLNGETVLYAGADSIRETLDYDFAREKEYDYRHHDTVEAMKHIAQFVSDLWQIHPFGEGNTRTTAVFTIKYLRTFGFGVSNEIFANYSWYFRNALVRANYNNIPKGIFATTQYLEAFFRNLILGEQNELKNRFLHVSADTQSAKENATKCNICTLNCTLEELALLNFIKEKPNATQKEIAAHIGKSERTIKTMTVKLSEQGIIERKNGRRNGYWVIKSSQINN; from the coding sequence ATGATAACTGACTTTGAAGAATATATACGACAGGGTGAACCGCATAAACGTGAGAAGGGTTATGCGTGGCAGACGGCTATTGGCTTGCAGGCTGTTGATGGTTTGAAAACTTCCGACTATCTGCGTGAGACTGCTCGACAGCATATTGAGGGCAATATCACGATTGAGGAGGTGAAGCAACTTGTCAATAGCTACTATGAATCTAAGACTGTCCGTAAGGATATAGAGGACAGGACCGAAGAGGCAGATAAAGTTTCGGCTCGTATCACTGAATTGCTATCTGAGCAGAGTTTTACGTTCTCACCATTAGAGTATATTGCTATTCATCGTCGATTGTTTGTAGGCATTTATAATCATGCAGGTGAGATAAGAGATTACAACATTACGAAAAAGGAATGGGTGCTGAATGGAGAAACTGTACTGTATGCAGGTGCAGACAGTATTCGTGAAACTTTGGATTACGACTTTGCCCGTGAAAAGGAATACGATTATAGGCATCATGACACAGTGGAAGCCATGAAGCATATTGCGCAATTCGTTTCCGACCTTTGGCAAATTCATCCATTTGGAGAAGGAAATACTCGTACCACAGCAGTTTTCACCATTAAGTATCTGCGTACATTTGGCTTTGGCGTCAGCAACGAAATCTTTGCCAACTATTCGTGGTACTTCCGCAATGCACTGGTTCGAGCCAACTATAACAATATACCTAAAGGTATTTTTGCGACAACACAATACCTTGAAGCGTTTTTCCGTAATCTGATATTGGGTGAGCAGAATGAGTTAAAGAACAGGTTTCTACATGTTTCGGCAGATACTCAAAGTGCAAAAGAAAATGCTACAAAGTGCAATATTTGCACTTTGAATTGCACTTTAGAAGAATTGGCATTGCTCAACTTCATTAAGGAGAAGCCGAATGCAACGCAAAAGGAAATAGCAGCGCATATAGGAAAATCAGAACGAACGATAAAGACGATGACCGTAAAATTATCTGAACAAGGCATCATTGAACGCAAAAATGGTCGGCGTAATGGCTATTGGGTTATAAAAAGCAGTCAAATAAACAACTAA
- a CDS encoding helix-turn-helix domain-containing protein, whose protein sequence is MKNPTNRIKEVLTEKGIKQTWLAEKLGKSFTIVNSYVCNRRQPSLELLFQIAEILQVNPKDLINTKDDK, encoded by the coding sequence ATGAAAAATCCTACCAACAGAATAAAAGAGGTGCTTACCGAAAAAGGAATCAAGCAGACATGGCTTGCAGAAAAGCTCGGCAAGAGTTTTACGATAGTGAACTCCTACGTTTGCAATCGTCGTCAGCCAAGTTTGGAACTTCTATTCCAAATAGCAGAGATATTACAAGTCAATCCTAAGGATTTGATCAATACAAAAGATGACAAATAA
- a CDS encoding relaxase/mobilization nuclease domain-containing protein, whose product MIAKIMKGSGFKGVINYILDPKKGTELIDCSGVRTDSISHIVQSFIDQTELNPRVSKVVGHISLSFPAQDSRKLNNEWMAKVAHEYMEKMGIKDTQYIIGRHFDKEHPHIHIAFNRIDNNGKSISDRNDRFRSEKICKELTAKYGLYFAGGKENVKEHRLKEPDKTKYEIYQALKAEVTRCRNWQSLLAHLEKQGIDVCFKYKGNSQEVQGVIFEKNGYHFNGSKVDRSFCYSKIDFALQQNDREHEQQMQGTINLISNVADVTSEIANDLIEGGLGLFQTHGTVSAEVYNTLDKKKKKKKRKIHL is encoded by the coding sequence ATGATAGCCAAGATAATGAAAGGCTCGGGCTTCAAGGGTGTCATCAACTACATCCTTGACCCGAAGAAAGGAACGGAGCTTATAGACTGTTCCGGAGTGAGAACAGACAGTATCAGCCATATTGTCCAAAGTTTCATTGACCAGACGGAACTGAATCCACGAGTAAGTAAGGTTGTCGGACATATTTCCCTTAGTTTCCCCGCTCAGGACTCTCGCAAACTCAACAATGAGTGGATGGCGAAAGTGGCGCATGAGTACATGGAGAAGATGGGAATAAAAGATACGCAGTATATCATTGGTCGCCATTTCGACAAAGAACATCCGCACATTCATATCGCATTCAATCGGATAGACAATAACGGCAAGAGCATTTCTGACCGTAACGACAGATTCAGAAGTGAAAAGATTTGCAAGGAACTGACCGCCAAGTATGGTTTGTATTTCGCCGGTGGCAAGGAGAATGTCAAGGAACACCGCCTGAAAGAACCTGACAAGACCAAATATGAAATCTATCAGGCATTGAAAGCAGAAGTAACTCGATGTAGGAATTGGCAATCCCTCCTTGCTCATTTAGAAAAGCAAGGTATTGATGTCTGTTTCAAGTATAAAGGCAACTCGCAGGAAGTTCAGGGTGTCATCTTTGAAAAGAACGGCTACCATTTCAATGGCTCTAAGGTGGACCGGAGTTTCTGTTATTCCAAGATTGACTTTGCCCTGCAACAGAATGATAGAGAACACGAACAGCAGATGCAAGGAACGATAAATCTTATATCTAATGTTGCAGATGTTACGAGTGAAATAGCCAACGACCTTATAGAAGGAGGATTGGGATTATTTCAGACTCATGGCACAGTCTCTGCGGAAGTTTACAACACACTTGACAAAAAGAAGAAAAAGAAAAAACGTAAAATACATTTATAA
- the mobC gene encoding plasmid mobilization relaxosome protein MobC yields the protein MTKSEYNKGGCPTKGATEKKKYRITVKLTTEDYYTLKGKAKNAGISMSEFVRKVLEKGNVIERLTVEQADFIRKLCGMANNLNQLAHRANAEGFHAVAPFHKIIIGKIDKILNLIRR from the coding sequence ATGACTAAATCAGAATACAACAAAGGTGGTTGTCCAACCAAAGGCGCTACTGAAAAGAAGAAATACCGTATCACGGTAAAACTTACCACAGAGGATTACTATACGCTCAAAGGTAAAGCCAAGAACGCAGGAATATCCATGAGTGAGTTTGTAAGAAAAGTTCTTGAGAAAGGAAATGTCATAGAACGACTGACCGTAGAGCAAGCAGACTTTATCCGTAAGCTGTGTGGCATGGCAAACAATCTCAACCAGTTGGCTCATCGTGCCAATGCGGAGGGGTTTCATGCCGTTGCTCCTTTTCACAAAATCATTATTGGCAAGATTGACAAAATCCTAAACCTGATACGAAGATGA
- a CDS encoding toprim domain-containing protein: protein MTIDEIKAISIKDYLGNMAIYPAKDYGYYGMYKSPFRNEHIPSFKVDYNKNLWYDFALNEGGSLIDLVMRLHKCSLVQAIDTFNGKPNIQPRFSIGNNETKNLSQSRIEVIGSTKLCHPNLIEYFTQRRINLNIAKKYCKEIHYRIADKKFYAIGFPNNSYGYALRNPYFKGCLPPSDVSYIPTPSERINLFEGFMDYLSLLTMSPEEEEKSALILNSISNIRKSKIFLSKHSLVCSYLDNDEGGRTALNKLIEDGLRIQDCSSIYQNFKDLNECLCAEFKHSEKAEIKKSKGIKL, encoded by the coding sequence ATGACAATAGATGAAATTAAAGCAATATCAATTAAGGATTACTTAGGCAATATGGCTATATATCCTGCTAAGGATTATGGCTATTATGGAATGTATAAAAGTCCGTTTAGAAACGAGCATATTCCAAGTTTCAAAGTAGATTATAATAAAAATCTATGGTATGATTTTGCCCTTAATGAAGGTGGAAGTCTTATAGATTTAGTTATGAGATTACATAAATGTAGTCTAGTACAGGCAATAGATACTTTTAATGGTAAACCAAATATCCAGCCAAGATTCTCCATAGGTAATAACGAAACAAAAAATTTAAGCCAATCACGGATAGAGGTTATCGGTTCTACCAAGCTATGCCATCCGAATCTCATTGAATATTTCACCCAAAGAAGAATCAATCTGAATATTGCTAAAAAGTATTGTAAGGAAATCCATTATAGAATCGCTGATAAGAAATTTTATGCAATAGGCTTTCCGAACAATTCTTATGGGTATGCGTTGCGCAATCCATATTTCAAAGGGTGTTTGCCTCCTTCTGATGTATCGTACATCCCAACCCCTTCAGAACGAATCAATCTATTTGAAGGCTTTATGGATTATCTTAGCTTGCTTACAATGAGCCCAGAGGAAGAGGAAAAATCCGCATTAATTCTAAATTCTATAAGTAATATCAGGAAGTCAAAAATTTTCCTTTCAAAACACAGTTTGGTATGTTCGTATTTAGATAACGATGAAGGAGGAAGAACAGCTTTAAACAAACTCATAGAGGATGGATTACGTATCCAAGATTGCTCTTCTATTTATCAAAACTTTAAGGACTTGAACGAGTGTCTGTGTGCTGAATTCAAGCATTCAGAGAAAGCAGAAATCAAGAAATCCAAAGGGATCAAGCTATGA